The sequence ACGAGATCCCAACCCTCGTCATAGTGGGTGCCTCCGGCCTGAACCACCCACAGCCAGTTGCCGGCGAGATCCAGCTTGGCGACGAAGATGTCAGTAAAACCAATGCAGATGAGAGTGGTTGAGCCAAAATCCGCGTTGGTTCTGAAACTTCCTGTGATCAGCGCGTTTCCGTCCGGATCAACGGTCACAGCCTGGGCATTGTCACCGCCGGAACCTCCGGCTCGTCTGGCCCAGAGCCAGTTTCCGCCCGCGTCCAGCTTGGCGACGAAAATATCCCTGCCGCCCGCGCTGTCCAATACTGTCCCACCAAAGTCAGCGCCGCTGGAAAAAGCGCCGGAGATGTAGCAGTTTCCATTTGCGTCGGCGGCAATGCTTTCGGCAAATTCAAAGTCCGCGCTGCCCGCTCTTTTTGCCCACAGCCAGTTGCCGCCAGCATCCAGCTTGGCGACGAAGATGTCTTCCTGGCCCTGGCTGACCAGGGTCGTGGAGCCAAAGACCGCGGTGGCCCTGAAAGAGCCGATCACCAGCACATTGCCGGCGGGATCGGCAATGATCCCGTTTCCGTGATCCTGATCAGATCCGCCGGCGCGAATTGTCCACAGCCAGTTTCCCTCGGGATCGAGTTTGGATATGAATACGTCGTATCCGCCCTGGCTGGTCAGGATATCCGGTCCGAAATTGGCCGTATCGGTGAAACTCCCGATCACATAAAGGTTTCCTTCCGCGTCCCGGCAGATGTCCTGGCCCAGTTCATATCCGGTTCCCCCGGCTTGGAGGGCCCAGACCCATTCAGGCGTTGATTGAGCTGCCAGCAGTACGGCCAGTATGCATAGTGTTAAGGTCAAAAGCGTCAATTTCATGCGTTCTCCCATGTTTATTGGGTAAATGTGAAATCACCAGAGTTGACTCATGTCAACCAAATCCAAGCCTGAATCACAGGCTGGCCGGCTTTGCGATCCTGTCAAGCAAAAAAGGTTTTTCCAAACTGAATGAGGGTGAATGGTTTCGCCTTGCCAGGCTCTTCAGGCAGAGAAAACCGGCCAGGTTTTTGGCCTGGCCGGGAGATGCTTTGTTTTGGCTCTTTCAAATCGAGTGGGTGATTGGCGCGTCAAATCCGGATTGAACAAGCAGCGGGTTGCCGATCTTGAGAATCGGCAAAGGTAGCACGGCTGCCTTCAGAAGCGGTCAGCAGACCGCTGTGGCAAATCGGAATTTGCCACCCCTTCTTGCCCCTGATGAAAACCTGACCCACTCAGTTTGAAAGTGAGCCTTTTTTTATATGATTTGCTTATGTTTTCAACAGACAGGGTGGGAATCATCCACATGTATGGAAGTTCCCGTGACAAAGCAATGGATTACGTGGGGAAAGGGATTGTGGGCCAACAATGGGTGAAAAACGGAAGCGCGCCCATGAATTATACGGTGAAGACCGTGGCCAGCCAATCTGCAGCCCCCTTTCGCATACTGCTTTGGTAGAGGTTCAGAAAGCGTTCACAGGGTGTTCAGCCAGATTTTTTCCCAGCCCGCGATCAGACCGCCTCCATTATCAATACGCTATCAATACGGACTCATTACGGACTTTGTCCGTATTGAGTCCGTATTGATAGCGTAATGATAAGGGGAGCCATGGGGTTATGGATGCCGGCAGTCCCGGGGGTGATGCCCTTTGAACATTGATCAGGCCTGGCGAAAAGCCCTATTTCAACACCGTGAAGCGGAGCAGCGCGCCAGCTCCGGCCAAAGTGTTGATCTGGGCAAAATAGATGCCTGAAGCTTTGCCCGCGAAGGGGAGGGCAAACTGGTTCTGGGGGGCGGAGAAGAGTTGGGAGCACACCTTCTGCCCGCGCAGGTTGAAGATTTCCAGACGCAGGGGTTCCAGAGGCAAGCCGTCGCTTTGCCTCAGGAGCAGGCTGCCCTCCCGGAAGCTGATCTGATAGGGAACTTGGGGCAGGGGGGTGTCGGTATCCCTGCTCACCC is a genomic window of Candidatus Syntrophosphaera sp. containing:
- a CDS encoding SBBP repeat-containing protein codes for the protein MKLTLLTLTLCILAVLLAAQSTPEWVWALQAGGTGYELGQDICRDAEGNLYVIGSFTDTANFGPDILTSQGGYDVFISKLDPEGNWLWTIRAGGSDQDHGNGIIADPAGNVLVIGSFRATAVFGSTTLVSQGQEDIFVAKLDAGGNWLWAKRAGSADFEFAESIAADANGNCYISGAFSSGADFGGTVLDSAGGRDIFVAKLDAGGNWLWARRAGGSGGDNAQAVTVDPDGNALITGSFRTNADFGSTTLICIGFTDIFVAKLDLAGNWLWVVQAGGTHYDEGWDLVTDSAGNVYFTGYYAADAVFGPYNLPCEGISDSFVARLDADGNWLGVERISGSGDVYTYGIFRDSGGAIYLTGEFALTAVFGPHTLESMGSSDVFAAKLSADGNWLWAIPASCPNWATGWHITADDSGNAYLTGYFNNTISFGSHVLTALGNSDAFIAKVSSGDVWTWEETLPSPAGTSFLHNAWPNPFSGSQVALVKASVAEGESGTLSVHNLRGQLISSWKIGPGTHQFSLDGSKLPAGVYFYRLRTQNTDSAKKLVLLK